The following proteins come from a genomic window of Pedobacter faecalis:
- a CDS encoding SusC/RagA family TonB-linked outer membrane protein, which yields MKFYTLMIHSVWWYLCHADKRKLLMRLNLTILILTSFFLQAGLGATAQMINLTERNISLPVLLDKISQQSGYDFFYTNEMLGTNRKVSVSFKNADIHEVLSEVFKGYQLKYTIKHKTVVIQRDMTIMPAAEAQQGIRVTGTVVDRNGNGIPGAGITEKGTENRTVTESGGRFSLVVEKNATLVITYVGYSTQERTLGGTDTELVITLQESASDLEEVGVISTGYQKIQKYQLTGAASSISQKTYDQRVAVSGNFLESLEGKIPGLVYNGQSGNLSIRGVSTFNAVKKPLIVVDGFPTEIDINTINPNDIVSVNVLRDAVAASIYGARASNGVIVIETKRGMQGKPVFSFRSTYAVQDKPDFDYLKIGDGLTYAKVQYDFLQLQGIPEFIFDLIGWPVNPVQQVVFDRQSNEITDAQAQAQLAQIGTYNNLNEYNDLFYRARQTHQIDFDVSGGSDKSTYLLGLNYIGESPNERRSKYQRLILNSANTYNFSDVFKLDYRGSYTRTATERGSIPTFNDALPYERLADDNGHPLPVVNAPGGQFYGAINKTRNDALIAQGLYDQRYFPYGELNANTFSGKRDAVRFQGRLNARITDWLNVDLGGAYEHESSKEDQLRTEESYQVRSLLNGKALKDPSTGQPLFTDLPQGAFLTRINTRNWGYTVRGQLNFDYNTKDQVHDLSGIMGVEQRRQAVSGDKSTAFGYDGQSLTIKPVNLQALASSTAPAFPEAGNVSPSFVTSEYFAESFDDRRFFSAYGEGTYMYQQKYIATGSIRFDRSNLFGTSPEYRNKPFWSAGLGWRLNKETFLRDAAWVNELKLRASYGFNGNVPTSNNGPFLILQSGLNSRLNTAEIYNDILSPENQSIRWESTKNYNVGLDFALFNNRLAGTADYYYKDANDVFGQFSSDPTTGFNGYTANTASILNRGVELGLNSLNIQGPRFNWRTGLTATLNHNKVTEVMPSDISSTYYIVNAVSVQKSYPMDALFSYRYKGLNALGQPVVYDRNNAEVIMTMNPEVDVTMNDLVYSGTTTPKYVLGLNNQFSLRNFDLSFLFMYYGGHVTRVEQPNPDDINFERILQGSDNYWKQPGDELHTDVPGLPEYGSEGDFDAYSRAGYIYADRYVRKADHIRLRDVVLTYNFRQKVFERLGLSNTQLRFQGQNLWNYTFSGNDIDPDAMERRSGIRTLRLQPFYSFSLYANF from the coding sequence ATGAAATTTTATACGTTAATGATCCATTCGGTATGGTGGTATTTGTGCCATGCTGATAAAAGAAAATTGTTAATGCGACTAAACCTGACCATTTTAATACTGACATCATTTTTTCTCCAGGCCGGACTTGGCGCCACGGCGCAGATGATCAACCTGACTGAACGAAATATTTCCCTGCCTGTTTTGCTCGATAAGATCAGTCAGCAGAGTGGTTACGACTTCTTTTACACCAATGAAATGCTTGGAACGAACCGTAAGGTATCCGTTAGCTTTAAAAATGCGGATATCCACGAAGTGTTGTCTGAAGTTTTCAAAGGTTATCAGTTAAAATATACGATAAAGCATAAAACGGTGGTCATCCAGCGTGATATGACTATAATGCCTGCGGCCGAGGCGCAGCAGGGCATACGGGTAACGGGCACGGTGGTCGACCGCAACGGAAACGGTATACCCGGTGCGGGAATTACGGAAAAGGGCACTGAGAACCGCACGGTCACAGAAAGTGGCGGACGATTTTCGCTCGTGGTGGAAAAGAATGCTACGCTGGTGATCACCTATGTAGGTTACAGCACGCAGGAACGTACCCTGGGTGGTACAGATACGGAACTGGTAATCACCTTACAGGAAAGTGCGAGCGATCTGGAAGAGGTGGGGGTGATCAGTACAGGTTATCAGAAAATCCAGAAGTACCAGCTTACGGGCGCTGCGAGTTCAATTTCCCAGAAAACATACGACCAGCGGGTTGCTGTGAGCGGCAACTTCCTGGAAAGTCTGGAAGGAAAAATACCTGGTCTGGTGTACAATGGTCAGTCGGGCAACTTGTCCATCCGAGGCGTATCTACTTTTAACGCAGTTAAAAAGCCCTTGATCGTGGTAGATGGTTTTCCTACTGAGATCGACATCAACACGATCAACCCCAACGATATTGTGTCGGTGAACGTGCTCCGCGATGCGGTGGCTGCATCGATATATGGCGCGCGGGCTTCGAACGGGGTCATTGTTATCGAGACTAAGCGCGGTATGCAGGGCAAACCGGTGTTCAGCTTCCGGAGTACATATGCTGTACAGGATAAGCCGGATTTTGATTATCTGAAGATAGGGGATGGACTTACATACGCTAAGGTGCAGTACGATTTCCTGCAGTTGCAAGGCATCCCAGAGTTTATTTTTGACCTGATAGGATGGCCGGTGAACCCCGTGCAGCAGGTGGTGTTCGACCGGCAAAGCAATGAAATTACAGATGCACAGGCACAGGCCCAACTAGCGCAGATAGGTACTTACAATAACCTGAACGAGTACAACGATCTTTTCTACCGTGCGAGGCAGACCCATCAAATCGACTTTGATGTAAGCGGAGGCAGCGATAAGTCGACCTACCTGCTCGGCCTGAACTATATTGGGGAAAGTCCGAATGAACGCAGGTCTAAGTATCAGCGCTTGATCCTGAACTCGGCCAATACTTATAACTTTTCAGATGTTTTTAAGCTCGATTATCGAGGCTCATATACACGTACAGCTACCGAACGCGGTTCGATCCCGACCTTTAACGATGCTTTGCCTTACGAGCGACTGGCCGATGATAACGGCCATCCGCTGCCTGTGGTTAATGCACCTGGGGGACAATTCTACGGTGCCATCAATAAGACCCGTAACGACGCCTTGATTGCGCAGGGCTTGTACGACCAGCGTTATTTTCCTTACGGGGAACTGAATGCCAATACTTTTTCGGGAAAACGTGATGCGGTGCGTTTCCAGGGCCGCTTAAATGCCAGGATAACAGACTGGCTTAATGTTGATCTGGGTGGCGCTTATGAGCATGAATCATCGAAAGAAGATCAGTTGCGGACGGAGGAATCGTACCAGGTGCGGAGTTTGCTGAATGGCAAAGCTTTGAAAGACCCGTCTACCGGTCAGCCCCTTTTTACCGACCTTCCGCAGGGCGCGTTCCTGACCAGGATCAATACCCGTAACTGGGGCTATACAGTAAGAGGGCAGCTTAATTTTGATTATAATACCAAGGACCAGGTGCACGATCTTTCGGGCATTATGGGTGTAGAGCAGCGCCGTCAGGCGGTTTCGGGCGATAAGAGTACTGCGTTCGGATATGACGGACAGTCGCTCACCATTAAACCGGTGAACCTGCAGGCGCTGGCCTCGAGCACGGCGCCGGCATTCCCGGAGGCTGGCAATGTGAGCCCTTCCTTTGTAACGTCAGAATATTTTGCCGAGTCGTTTGACGACAGGCGGTTCTTTTCTGCTTATGGCGAAGGTACGTATATGTATCAGCAGAAATATATTGCTACGGGAAGTATCCGGTTCGACCGCTCTAACCTTTTCGGCACATCACCGGAGTACCGTAACAAGCCGTTTTGGTCGGCCGGACTAGGCTGGCGGCTCAACAAGGAAACCTTTCTAAGAGATGCGGCATGGGTAAATGAACTTAAACTACGTGCTTCGTATGGCTTTAACGGCAACGTGCCTACGAGCAACAACGGGCCTTTCCTTATATTGCAATCAGGTTTGAACAGCAGACTGAACACCGCGGAGATCTATAACGACATTCTTTCGCCAGAAAATCAGTCGATACGCTGGGAAAGCACCAAGAATTATAATGTGGGGCTGGATTTTGCTTTGTTTAACAACCGCCTGGCGGGTACGGCTGATTACTATTACAAGGATGCCAATGACGTTTTCGGACAGTTCTCGTCGGACCCAACCACCGGGTTCAACGGTTATACGGCTAACACGGCGAGCATACTTAACAGAGGTGTTGAACTTGGTCTGAACAGCCTTAATATTCAAGGTCCGCGCTTCAACTGGCGTACCGGTCTCACGGCCACGCTCAATCACAACAAGGTAACAGAAGTGATGCCTAGCGATATTTCTTCAACGTATTATATCGTTAACGCCGTTTCGGTTCAAAAGAGCTATCCGATGGATGCACTGTTTAGCTATCGCTATAAAGGCTTGAATGCGCTTGGTCAGCCCGTGGTGTACGACCGGAACAATGCTGAGGTGATCATGACCATGAACCCCGAGGTGGATGTAACGATGAACGACCTGGTTTACAGCGGAACCACTACGCCGAAGTATGTACTGGGCTTAAACAACCAGTTCAGCCTGCGGAATTTCGACCTGTCCTTTTTGTTCATGTACTATGGCGGTCACGTGACGCGGGTGGAGCAGCCGAACCCTGATGACATTAATTTTGAGCGCATCCTGCAGGGTTCTGATAACTACTGGAAGCAGCCTGGCGATGAATTGCACACCGATGTGCCGGGGCTGCCGGAATATGGTTCGGAAGGCGATTTTGACGCGTATTCGCGTGCTGGCTACATTTATGCAGATCGTTATGTGCGAAAGGCTGATCATATCCGGCTCCGGGATGTGGTGCTTACCTATAATTTCAGGCAGAAGGTTTTTGAACGGCTGGGGCTAAGCAATACACAGTTGCGCTTTCAGGGGCAGAACCTCTGGAATTATACGTTTAGCGGCAACGATATCGATCCTGATGCCATGGAAAGAAGATCTGGCATCCGTACGCTCAGGCTGCAACCTTTCTACAGCTTTTCTTTATATGCGAACTTTTAA
- a CDS encoding glycine--tRNA ligase, translated as MAKQTNDEQFKNVISHAKEYGFVFQSSEIYDGLSAVYDYGQLGAELKNNIKTYWWKAMVQMHENIVGIDAAIFMHPKVWKASGHVDGFNDPMIDNKDSKKRYRADQLLEDKIARYEKDGKTEKAAKLQADMDDALKAENLPLLKTLIEEHEIACPISGTRNWTDVRQFNLMFSTQFGAMSEDSDQVYLRPETAQGIFVNFLNVQKTGRMKIPFGIAQIGKAFRNEVIARQFIMRMREFEQMEMQFFVRPGEDQKWFAYWKEARLKWHQALGTSPEKYRYHDHVKLAHYANAATDIEFEFPFGFKEVEGIHSRTDFDLSQHQEYSGKKMQYFDNDLNEEGKPYGNYIPYVIETSIGLDRMFLLTMINAYDEEDLSEGDKKDSRTVLRLHPCLAPYKVAIFPLTKKDGLPEKAREIMNSLKFDFNCVYEEKDAIGKRYRRQDAIGTPFCLTIDHQTLEDNTVTIRHRDTMEQQRIEISHLHEIIDAKTNWKNLLR; from the coding sequence ATGGCAAAACAGACTAACGACGAGCAATTTAAGAATGTAATATCCCATGCCAAAGAATATGGTTTCGTATTCCAGAGCAGTGAAATATATGACGGTTTAAGCGCTGTGTATGACTACGGGCAACTGGGCGCTGAGTTGAAGAATAACATCAAGACGTACTGGTGGAAAGCCATGGTGCAAATGCACGAGAATATCGTTGGAATCGATGCCGCCATCTTCATGCATCCTAAAGTGTGGAAAGCGAGCGGCCACGTCGATGGTTTTAACGATCCGATGATCGACAACAAGGATTCCAAGAAGCGCTATCGTGCCGACCAGCTGCTGGAAGATAAAATAGCGCGCTATGAAAAAGACGGTAAGACAGAAAAAGCTGCCAAGCTACAGGCCGATATGGACGACGCACTTAAAGCGGAAAACCTGCCATTGCTAAAAACTCTGATCGAAGAACACGAAATAGCCTGCCCGATAAGCGGCACCCGCAACTGGACTGACGTCCGTCAGTTTAACCTGATGTTCAGCACACAGTTTGGCGCCATGTCGGAAGATTCGGACCAGGTCTACCTCAGACCTGAAACCGCACAGGGCATTTTTGTTAACTTCCTTAACGTCCAGAAAACAGGGCGTATGAAAATACCGTTTGGCATAGCACAGATCGGTAAGGCGTTCCGCAACGAAGTAATCGCGCGTCAGTTTATTATGCGTATGCGTGAGTTCGAACAAATGGAAATGCAGTTCTTTGTACGCCCAGGCGAAGACCAGAAATGGTTTGCCTATTGGAAAGAAGCCCGTCTTAAGTGGCATCAGGCTTTAGGCACCTCACCCGAAAAGTACCGCTATCACGACCACGTCAAACTGGCGCATTATGCCAACGCGGCTACGGATATCGAATTTGAATTCCCCTTTGGCTTCAAGGAAGTCGAAGGTATTCATAGCCGTACCGACTTCGACTTGTCGCAGCACCAGGAATACTCAGGTAAAAAGATGCAGTACTTCGATAACGACCTGAACGAGGAAGGCAAGCCATATGGTAATTATATCCCATATGTTATTGAAACGTCCATCGGTTTAGATCGCATGTTCCTGCTCACCATGATCAATGCTTATGATGAAGAAGATCTAAGCGAGGGCGACAAGAAAGATAGCCGCACTGTGCTCAGGTTACACCCCTGCCTGGCTCCTTATAAAGTTGCGATTTTCCCGCTCACTAAAAAAGACGGCTTGCCAGAGAAAGCACGTGAAATCATGAACAGCCTTAAGTTCGACTTCAATTGTGTTTACGAAGAGAAAGACGCTATAGGTAAGCGCTATCGCCGTCAGGACGCCATCGGCACGCCTTTCTGCCTAACTATCGATCACCAGACACTGGAAGACAATACCGTTACCATCCGCCACCGGGATACCATGGAGCAGCAGCGGATTGAGATCAGCCACCTGCATGAAATTATCGATGCGAAAACCAACTGGAAAAATCTGTTAAGATAA
- a CDS encoding RagB/SusD family nutrient uptake outer membrane protein, which translates to MKRYMVPFILLAAMFSSCERFLDVKPKGVVLPEKLADYEAMFNSSTLTETFPGILINCTDDLQGLYSKNDRGSSANMYFWRPQLEPNTEVSPPVWGQLYRAIYNCNVVINYIGETSAAEQKKNEVLAEALAIRAECYFTLLTVFAKAYDQAAAATAPGLPLVTSTDVTNSTPPRATLQATFDEVIAHLKKASEHLPLSSKSKVRINRYGAYALLARVYLYMGDYSNALLYADKALAVPHVLLDLNEVPDRESMPIAELNPESLWVRFSENWVVPGYMIYSADLLSYLDENDLRLDYLTRDATPEERTLPNGNVSFGIGFPEVYLTKAESLARTGNRSEAMTIVNMLRAKRIKTAAYTDLSASSDEDALQKVLAERRRELAFSGLRWMDMKRLDREGRMPEVRRQDIETGEVLGSLPPKSPNYVFEIPSRVLLFNPGMTKNH; encoded by the coding sequence ATGAAACGATATATGGTCCCGTTTATCCTGCTTGCAGCGATGTTCAGTTCCTGCGAAAGGTTTTTGGACGTGAAGCCAAAAGGGGTAGTACTGCCGGAGAAACTGGCCGATTATGAGGCGATGTTCAATTCGTCTACGCTTACCGAAACTTTTCCAGGTATCCTGATAAACTGTACGGACGACCTGCAAGGTTTGTACAGCAAAAATGACCGGGGAAGCTCAGCAAACATGTACTTCTGGAGACCCCAGCTGGAACCAAATACGGAGGTTAGTCCGCCGGTATGGGGGCAACTGTACCGCGCCATCTACAATTGCAATGTGGTGATCAACTACATTGGCGAGACCAGCGCGGCCGAACAGAAAAAAAATGAGGTGCTTGCCGAGGCGCTGGCCATCAGGGCCGAATGTTATTTTACGCTGCTGACGGTATTTGCGAAGGCTTACGATCAGGCGGCGGCAGCAACTGCGCCGGGCCTGCCTTTGGTGACAAGTACTGATGTAACCAACTCGACGCCTCCTCGGGCCACTTTACAGGCAACGTTCGACGAGGTGATCGCTCATCTGAAGAAGGCATCGGAGCACTTGCCCCTGAGCAGTAAAAGTAAAGTCAGGATAAACCGCTACGGTGCTTATGCTTTACTGGCCAGGGTGTACCTGTATATGGGCGATTACAGCAACGCTTTGCTTTATGCCGATAAGGCTTTAGCTGTCCCTCATGTGCTGCTGGACCTGAACGAGGTGCCCGACAGGGAGTCGATGCCCATCGCTGAGTTGAATCCGGAATCGCTGTGGGTGCGGTTCTCAGAAAACTGGGTGGTGCCGGGCTATATGATCTACTCGGCCGACCTGCTGAGTTACCTGGATGAGAATGATCTGCGGCTCGACTATTTGACCCGCGACGCCACACCTGAGGAGCGGACATTACCGAATGGAAATGTGAGCTTCGGCATAGGCTTTCCGGAGGTTTATCTGACCAAAGCGGAGTCGCTGGCCAGAACAGGGAACAGATCGGAGGCCATGACTATAGTGAATATGCTTCGCGCTAAGCGCATAAAGACGGCTGCATATACCGACCTTTCTGCGAGTTCGGATGAGGACGCCTTGCAAAAGGTGCTGGCCGAGCGTAGAAGGGAGCTGGCTTTTAGTGGCTTGCGATGGATGGATATGAAGCGGCTCGACAGGGAGGGACGTATGCCCGAGGTTCGCCGGCAGGACATCGAAACGGGGGAAGTTTTGGGCAGCCTGCCGCCTAAGAGCCCGAACTATGTATTTGAAATACCAAGCCGGGTGTTGTTGTTTAATCCTGGTATGACTAAAAACCATTAA
- a CDS encoding TlpA family protein disulfide reductase → MMYKKIITAFVLLLLCAGSMAQTKKPVIGDDLFARKFDLLTKYFGVTGQGLDYSVYNLSPQDFLNRLQQMREAGYTNAAVLSSFTGNQLERAATDAYCAMLLRDYQANYGLDSARDAAFFTLLQQEDRSGDYEKKVEQAERARFILKMSPADSSRIAELLNKPMDMNNAELFRRSLPHRRALDNKIQNLLFKEYQKELMAGEEEGLLKMTVVKRLVTDPFIRDYYAYQVMEEALNRDKDSLALQKIYNTILPEVKEPYYREYMKSGLNNALMYVAGKPAPLFTYKDVDGKPVSLKDLKGKYVYIDVWATWCGPCKAEIPYLTKIEERFEGKNIHFVSISVDKMSSHAAWKSYVNDNKLQGIQVIADNNIESDFIKKFSISYIPRFLLIDPKGNIVETNARRPSDPALVKQLEELVSD, encoded by the coding sequence ATGATGTATAAGAAAATAATAACCGCGTTTGTCCTGTTGCTGTTGTGCGCAGGCAGTATGGCGCAGACTAAAAAGCCGGTGATCGGCGACGACCTGTTTGCCCGGAAATTTGATTTGCTGACGAAGTATTTTGGTGTAACGGGGCAGGGGCTTGACTATAGCGTATATAACTTGTCGCCCCAGGATTTCTTGAATAGGCTTCAGCAAATGAGAGAGGCTGGTTACACGAATGCGGCGGTGCTGAGTTCTTTCACTGGGAACCAGCTGGAGCGTGCTGCGACAGATGCTTATTGTGCCATGCTGCTTCGCGATTATCAGGCGAATTATGGTCTGGATTCTGCCAGGGATGCCGCCTTCTTCACGCTTTTACAGCAGGAGGACAGGAGCGGCGATTATGAGAAAAAAGTAGAGCAGGCCGAGCGTGCGAGATTTATCCTGAAGATGTCGCCGGCCGACAGCTCCAGAATTGCGGAGCTGCTAAATAAGCCCATGGACATGAACAATGCAGAACTGTTCAGACGGTCGCTGCCACACCGACGGGCGCTCGACAATAAGATCCAGAACCTGCTGTTTAAGGAGTATCAGAAGGAACTGATGGCCGGCGAGGAGGAGGGTCTCTTAAAAATGACGGTGGTGAAGCGTTTGGTTACCGATCCGTTCATTCGCGATTATTATGCTTACCAGGTGATGGAGGAGGCCCTCAACCGGGATAAGGACAGTTTAGCGCTGCAGAAGATTTATAATACGATCTTACCTGAGGTAAAAGAACCTTATTACCGGGAGTATATGAAAAGCGGACTGAACAATGCGCTGATGTATGTGGCGGGCAAGCCTGCCCCGCTGTTCACGTATAAGGATGTTGACGGTAAGCCGGTTTCGCTTAAAGATCTGAAAGGAAAATATGTGTATATTGATGTATGGGCAACCTGGTGCGGTCCCTGTAAAGCGGAGATCCCATACCTCACTAAAATCGAAGAGCGTTTTGAGGGTAAGAACATTCATTTCGTGAGCATCTCGGTGGATAAGATGAGCAGCCATGCGGCATGGAAATCGTATGTCAACGACAATAAGCTTCAGGGTATACAGGTGATCGCTGACAATAATATCGAATCTGATTTCATTAAGAAATTCAGTATCAGTTATATTCCGAGGTTCCTGCTAATTGATCCTAAGGGTAACATTGTGGAGACAAACGCCAGAAGGCCTTCCGATCCGGCGCTGGTAAAGCAACTTGAGGAGCTGGTTAGTGACTGA
- the ccsB gene encoding c-type cytochrome biogenesis protein CcsB, which produces MIKKLSSILFSTRTMGLMLLLYAFSMAMATFVENDYGTPVAKALIYDCWWFELIMIILVLNFIGNIGRYRLYERKKLPLLMFHLAFVIIFIGGAVTRYISFEGSMAIREGESSDEVISDKTFFKVQIGNDNDALAYKDLPVTLLSDRVPFYLKPFKNDFEEEYDFKGERVKLKVVGFYPRAQDSLVRDASGVPTLHLVVLEQGQRVNKYIPSGTVQLIQNLLIGFNNDTPGAINISERDGKFQISSPYDGDYMIMTTQERKPVAGHNEVQDFNLRSLYTFGSLAFVVPQPAERGKVMYFEGDKKTHENDPDLIKLEVETGSVTDTISFYGGKGMTNFQHQSQIGNLRFSLGYGSKVYKTPFSLKLADFKMEKYPGSESPSSYSSDVIIQDNGTETPFKIYMNHVLDHSGYRFFQSSFYPDEKGTILSVNHDAWGTNITYLGYTLLFLGMFLTLFWRGTHFHKLHEQLKSMSRTTKIFILFAGLLAATQTSYAQKIDMHGKDGGSHIHEPGHDHDHDHESGHAEGPSQAQRAENQQVLTMESVDAKSFAAGVKIDEAHAERFGRLLVQNIDGRIEPVNTLALEILRKVHGKDRFHNLNANQFLLSVSTNPYVWLNVPVVKVGNKGGKDVLKTLKADESGYTTMVNMLRLEADGSAEFILADDYRTAFAKKPADQGTYDKFVLELNDKLYAMQQLLEGHYLRVLPVAGDKNNSWVAMPFNPVGDEKLTNPVAMYFSSVLAAQQSADWSGVDAKLNHISDLQQKHGKDVVPSAAKVEWEIRYNSWNLFLKVMIVYAVLGAIILTLAFVRLFKQNKTLDRMVNVLLVLIATAAALQAMGLGVRWYISGHEPWSNGYEAVLFISWIGVLSGMLMYRNSNAFIPAAGCLIAVILMGFAHGGSQMNPQITPLVPVLKSYWLMIHVAIITSSYGFFGLSALLGTVVLVLFTINNDKISGKVRSSVAELTIVNEMSLTIGIFLLTVGTFLGGIWANESWGRYWSWDPKETWAFISVIVYAFVLHVRLIPNMRGKYLFNLLSLVSFSTIIMTYFGVNYYLTGLHSYAQGDPVPVPAWVYVTLGVVFVLAVVSYNRYSKRKAA; this is translated from the coding sequence ATGATTAAAAAACTGAGCTCTATCCTGTTCTCTACCCGCACTATGGGGTTGATGTTACTTTTGTATGCATTCTCTATGGCGATGGCCACTTTTGTGGAAAATGATTATGGCACGCCTGTAGCTAAAGCGCTGATCTATGACTGCTGGTGGTTTGAACTGATCATGATCATATTGGTGCTCAACTTCATCGGGAACATTGGAAGGTATCGCCTGTACGAGCGTAAAAAGCTGCCTTTACTGATGTTTCACCTGGCTTTCGTGATCATTTTTATTGGCGGGGCAGTTACGCGTTATATTAGTTTCGAGGGCTCTATGGCCATTCGGGAAGGGGAATCAAGTGATGAGGTTATTTCGGACAAAACATTTTTTAAGGTGCAGATCGGTAACGACAACGATGCGCTGGCCTATAAGGATTTGCCGGTAACGCTGCTGTCTGACCGTGTGCCGTTTTATCTGAAGCCTTTCAAAAATGATTTCGAAGAGGAGTATGATTTCAAAGGCGAACGGGTTAAGCTGAAGGTGGTGGGTTTTTATCCACGCGCACAGGATTCCCTGGTGAGGGATGCTTCGGGCGTTCCTACTTTGCACCTGGTGGTACTGGAACAGGGTCAGCGTGTGAACAAGTATATCCCTTCGGGAACGGTACAGCTGATCCAGAATCTGCTTATTGGTTTCAATAACGACACCCCTGGCGCCATTAACATCAGCGAGCGGGATGGGAAATTTCAGATTTCCTCGCCTTATGATGGTGATTATATGATCATGACCACACAGGAGCGGAAACCTGTAGCCGGTCATAATGAGGTTCAGGATTTCAATCTGAGGAGTTTGTATACGTTTGGCAGCCTGGCATTTGTGGTGCCTCAGCCTGCAGAGCGAGGTAAAGTCATGTATTTTGAGGGCGATAAGAAGACACATGAAAACGATCCTGATCTGATCAAGCTTGAAGTTGAGACCGGTTCAGTTACTGATACGATATCTTTTTACGGCGGCAAGGGCATGACGAATTTTCAGCATCAATCGCAGATAGGCAATCTACGTTTTTCACTGGGTTATGGGTCCAAGGTTTATAAAACGCCTTTTTCACTCAAACTGGCCGATTTTAAGATGGAAAAATATCCGGGAAGTGAAAGTCCCTCGTCGTATTCGTCGGATGTAATTATACAGGACAATGGTACCGAAACGCCTTTCAAGATTTATATGAACCATGTACTTGACCATTCGGGGTACCGTTTCTTCCAGTCGAGTTTTTATCCTGATGAAAAAGGGACTATTCTTTCGGTGAATCATGATGCCTGGGGAACTAACATTACTTATCTGGGTTATACGCTGCTGTTTCTTGGTATGTTCCTGACCTTGTTCTGGAGAGGTACGCATTTCCACAAACTTCATGAGCAGCTTAAAAGCATGTCGAGGACAACGAAGATCTTTATACTGTTTGCCGGCTTGCTGGCAGCTACGCAAACAAGCTATGCTCAGAAAATTGACATGCATGGCAAGGATGGCGGCAGCCATATACACGAACCCGGGCATGATCACGACCATGACCATGAATCAGGACATGCAGAAGGGCCAAGTCAGGCTCAGCGTGCTGAAAACCAGCAGGTGCTTACTATGGAGTCGGTCGACGCCAAGTCGTTTGCCGCCGGCGTGAAAATAGATGAGGCGCATGCCGAAAGGTTTGGGCGGCTGCTTGTTCAGAACATTGACGGTAGGATTGAACCGGTGAATACCCTTGCTCTCGAGATCTTGCGTAAGGTGCATGGGAAAGACCGTTTCCATAACCTGAATGCCAACCAGTTTCTGCTGTCGGTTTCTACAAATCCGTATGTATGGCTTAACGTTCCTGTGGTAAAAGTTGGCAATAAAGGTGGAAAGGATGTCTTAAAAACGCTCAAGGCAGATGAAAGCGGTTACACAACGATGGTAAACATGCTCAGGCTGGAAGCTGATGGTTCCGCAGAGTTTATTCTGGCAGATGATTACAGGACAGCTTTTGCAAAGAAGCCGGCCGATCAGGGCACATATGATAAGTTTGTGTTGGAGCTTAATGATAAACTGTATGCGATGCAGCAATTGCTGGAGGGGCACTATCTGAGGGTCTTACCGGTAGCGGGCGATAAAAATAACAGCTGGGTGGCTATGCCTTTTAATCCGGTTGGTGATGAGAAGCTTACCAATCCTGTAGCGATGTACTTTTCGAGTGTGCTGGCCGCTCAGCAGTCGGCCGACTGGAGCGGCGTTGATGCTAAATTGAATCATATCTCGGATTTGCAGCAGAAGCATGGTAAAGATGTTGTGCCATCGGCCGCAAAAGTGGAATGGGAGATCCGGTACAATTCCTGGAATCTTTTTCTTAAGGTGATGATCGTATATGCGGTGTTGGGCGCCATTATTCTCACGCTGGCTTTTGTACGTCTTTTTAAGCAGAACAAGACGCTGGACCGTATGGTAAATGTGCTGCTTGTGTTAATTGCTACCGCTGCCGCACTTCAGGCAATGGGTTTAGGTGTACGTTGGTATATTTCGGGCCACGAACCCTGGAGCAATGGTTATGAGGCGGTATTGTTTATCAGTTGGATCGGTGTTTTATCGGGTATGCTGATGTACCGTAACAGTAATGCCTTTATTCCGGCTGCTGGCTGCTTGATCGCCGTAATTTTGATGGGATTTGCCCATGGCGGTTCCCAGATGAACCCACAGATTACACCCCTGGTTCCGGTATTGAAATCTTACTGGCTTATGATCCATGTGGCCATCATTACTTCGAGTTACGGATTTTTCGGACTAAGCGCTCTCCTGGGTACCGTGGTGCTGGTTCTTTTTACCATTAACAACGACAAGATTTCCGGGAAGGTAAGATCGTCGGTAGCCGAATTAACGATCGTTAACGAAATGTCGCTCACAATAGGCATTTTCCTGCTAACGGTAGGTACCTTTCTGGGAGGAATATGGGCTAATGAAAGCTGGGGGCGGTACTGGAGCTGGGACCCGAAAGAGACCTGGGCTTTTATCTCTGTTATTGTATACGCTTTCGTGCTGCATGTGCGCCTGATTCCAAATATGAGAGGCAAGTATCTGTTTAACCTGTTGTCGCTGGTTAGCTTCTCGACCATCATTATGACTTATTTCGGTGTAAACTATTATCTCACAGGTCTGCATTCTTATGCGCAGGGCGATCCGGTTCCGGTTCCCGCTTGGGTGTATGTTACCTTAGGGGTTGTTTTTGTGCTGGCAGTAGTGTCTTACAACAGATATAGCAAAAGAAAAGCCGCTTAA